Genomic DNA from Leptotrichia wadei:
ACTGTCGTTTCCCACAACAATATCAGCTTTTGAAGTCAATGCCCCAAATTCCACAAGATTAATTTCTCCACGAAAATCAATTACATTTTTATCATTTTCAAAATTTAAGGAAAGTCCCTTTTCAGTTTTTGAACCAGTTATTCCAATAAAATAATCTTTATTTTTTTTCAATTTTTCAATAACTTTACGATACTTTTCAATCGGCCACATTTTTTCAGATCTTTGACTGCCCGGAGCAATTAATATTAATTTTTGCCCTTTATTTCCAAAATATCCATTATTTTCTAAAATCTTGTCAATTTTTGTAAAATCTTTCTTTGCAGGATAAATTCTAATTGGAATTTTTTTTCCTTTATATTCAACTAAATCAAGCAATCTTTCTACTTCATGTTTTTTCATATCATAATGAACCTTCTTATTTAGCAAAAATGAGCCTGTTGCCACATCAAAACCTACAATATCAGGAATTTTTGCCAATTTTGCAAGTAATATTGACTTTATAAATCTATGTGGTATAATAGCATAATCATATTTTTTTTGTTTCAAAATTTTTAATATCCTTAAAAACCCCTTTATTCCCTTATCTTTTCCCTTTTTATCATAAAGAATTATTTCATTTAAATTAGGATTATTACTTATAACACTTTTATTTGTTGGTAATGTTAAATAATCAATCTCTGATTTGGGATATATATCCTTTAATTCTTGAATCAAAGGTGTCGACAAAACAATATCTCCAATAAATGCTGTGTGTATTACCAATATTTTCATTTTTTCTCCTTAACTCTGCATATAGGTTTATTATATCATATTTAGTATATTTTTATAATAGTTATTTTTATATTTTGAATTAACTTATACTAAATTCCATTAAAAAACAACAAAAAAACATAACTTATGAAAATTCACTAAGTTATGTTTCTCTAACA
This window encodes:
- a CDS encoding glycosyltransferase family 9 protein; protein product: MKILVIHTAFIGDIVLSTPLIQELKDIYPKSEIDYLTLPTNKSVISNNPNLNEIILYDKKGKDKGIKGFLRILKILKQKKYDYAIIPHRFIKSILLAKLAKIPDIVGFDVATGSFLLNKKVHYDMKKHEVERLLDLVEYKGKKIPIRIYPAKKDFTKIDKILENNGYFGNKGQKLILIAPGSQRSEKMWPIEKYRKVIEKLKKNKDYFIGITGSKTEKGLSLNFENDKNVIDFRGEINLVEFGALTSKADIVVGNDSSPIHIASGFEKPFVIGIFGPGKRALGFFPWKEKSNVIEDNEFYENNIVKVPKNQHRYRKDYYKGIPEISVERVYKEIIKHI